In Periplaneta americana isolate PAMFEO1 chromosome 3, P.americana_PAMFEO1_priV1, whole genome shotgun sequence, the following are encoded in one genomic region:
- the LOC138696148 gene encoding fibroblast growth factor receptor substrate 2, which produces MGCISSKTDINDLHSNIFQVMNVDELGNRLSPGQLEITETDLVLYQRKKAPVKWPLRCLRRYGFDAELFSFESGRRCPTGPGIYAFRCQRAEQLFNLLQTHIQVRNNSGEDAVSREFPIPTAPVASRISATGDANYLEPSTLWSGIRVNAPNNIRLTQNGGGPTRVGSVGSSSNGPMSPQGTASPSPPPATIPAAPSLPVAGSNNPNMYYANEELFLPSNTVAVAATSESNESSIQQQNQRPFWQPYLNSETVPGTVAPPVPVDVGNKPCRHSVGSGDGITTNVSAETTTCAQTFTTSSYINVDLNTGPLSPTYSLDGESTYARLELTNDSQQCHLYMNVIPGPENGASAAPDKPSTNIRPKPALPCFGMQQQEWEVEEPRHCYANLEPGEIEVMRSHLPKRLPCGDRVPPLPLLSSTSQSQQNPLTSPPGMLRTVNYIVLDLDQNKTDSTGNASSSQQPTSPVGSVPPSTLSLPPESPSRATDGYATIDFDKTVALSHSVNPNVDNDSEGSRKTRHNSTINDLVSPSTRLSSSE; this is translated from the exons ATGGGGTGTATTTCCAGCAAGACAGATATTAATGACCTTCATTCTAACATCTTCCAG GTGATGAATGTTGATGAACTAGGGAATCGGCTGAGTCCAGGACAATTGGAAATAACTGAAACAGACCTAGTCCTATATCAGCGAAAGAAGGCACCAGTAAAATGGCCATTACGATGTCTACGTCGTTACGGGTTCGATGCAGAATTGTTTAGTTTTGAGTCTGGCCGTCGTTGTCCAACAGGTCCAGGCATATATGCTTTTCGTTGTCAGCGAGCAGAACAATTATTTAACCTCCTACAGACTCACATTCAGGTTCGTAACAATAGTGGCGAAGACGCCGTCTCTCGAGAGTTTCCAATACCTACAGCCCCAGTTGCGTCTCGTATAAGTGCTACTGGGGATGCTAATTATCTAGAACCCTCAACATTATGGTCAGGCATTCGAGTTAATGCTCCGAATAATATCCGCTTAACCCAAAATGGAGGTGGGCCTACAAGAGTGGGAAGTGTTGGGAGCAGTAGCAATGGTCCTATGAGTCCTCAGGGAACTGCATCACCCTCTCCACCGCCTGCCACCATCCCAGCTGCTCCATCTCTGCCTGTAGCGGGTAGTAACAATCCTAATATGTATTACGCCAACGAGGAATTATTTTTACCATCAAATACTGTAGCAGTTGCAGCAACATCAGAATCTAATGAAAGCAGTATACAGCAACAGAATCAGCGACCATTCTGGCAACCGTATCTTAATAGTGAAACTGTTCCTGGTACAGTAGCACCCCCTGTTCCAGTGGACGTTGGGAACAAACCATGTCGACATAGTGTTGGAAGTGGTGATGGAATCACAACAAACGTCTCTGCTGAAACCACAACTTGTGCTCAGACTTTTACAACGTCTTCTTACATTAATGTAGATCTCAATACAGGACCTTTGTCTCCAACATATAGTCTCGATGGAGAGTCAACCTATGCCCGTCTTGAACTGACAAATGACTCCCAACAGTGTCACCTGTATATGAACGTCATCCCTGGCCCTGAAAATGGTGCATCAGCAGCTCCGGATAAACCGTCCACCAACATCCGGCCTAAACCGGCACTGCCTTGTTTTGGCATGCAGCAGCAAGAATGGGAAGTAGAAGAACCACGTCACTGTTACGCGAATTTAGAACCAGGTGAAATTGAAGTGATGAGAAGCCATCTTCCAAAGAGGTTACCGTGTGGAGACAGAGTGCCTCCTCTTCCATTGCTGTCATCGACATCTCAATCACAACAGAATCCATTGACGTCTCCACCAGGAATGCTTCGGACAGTGAATTACATTGTGTTGGACCTAGACCAAAACAAAACAGACTCCACAGGTAATGCCAGTTCTTCTCAGCAGCCTACTTCTCCTGTGGGCTCTGTACCTCCTTCCACGCTCTCTCTTCCACCAGAATCGCCAAGTCGAGCGACAGATGGTTATGCAACAATTGATTTTGATAAGACAGTGGCTCTCTCACATTCAGTGAATCCAAATGTAGACAACGATAGTGAAGGTTCTCGTAAGACCAGACACAACTCTACTATCAATGACCTTGTTAGTCCCTCCACAAGACTCAGCTCTTCTGAGTGA